One region of Enterobacter ludwigii genomic DNA includes:
- the hpaE gene encoding 5-carboxymethyl-2-hydroxymuconate semialdehyde dehydrogenase has product MKKINHWINGKNVAGSDYFRTTNPASGEVLAEVASGGEAEVNQAVAAAKEAFPKWANLPMKERARLMRRLGDLIDQNVPEIAAMETADTGLPIHQTKNVLIPRASHNFEFFAEVCQQMNGKTYPVDDKMLNYTLVQPVGVCALVSPWNVPFMTATWKVAPCLALGNTAVLKMSELSPLTADRLGELALEAGIPAGVLNVVQGYGATAGDALVRHRDVRAVSFTGGTATGRNIMKNAGLKKYSMELGGKSPVLIFEDADIERALDAALFTIFSINGERCTAGSRIFIQQSIYPEFVKRFAERANRLRVGDPTDPNTQVGALISQQHWEKVSGYIRLGIEEGAALLAGGPDKPTDLPAHLRGGNFLRPTVLADVDNRMRVAQEEIFGPVACLLPFKDEAEGLRLANDVEYGLASYIWTQDVSKVLRLARNIEAGMVFVNTQNVRDLRQPFGGVKASGTGREGGEYSFEVFAEMKNVCISMGDHPIPKWGV; this is encoded by the coding sequence ATGAAAAAGATAAACCATTGGATCAACGGTAAAAACGTGGCGGGAAGTGACTACTTCCGCACCACTAACCCGGCGTCTGGCGAGGTGCTGGCAGAAGTCGCTTCCGGCGGCGAAGCCGAAGTGAACCAGGCCGTAGCGGCGGCAAAAGAGGCATTCCCGAAATGGGCTAACCTGCCGATGAAAGAGCGCGCGCGCCTGATGCGTCGTCTGGGCGATCTGATCGACCAGAACGTCCCTGAGATCGCCGCCATGGAGACCGCCGACACCGGCCTGCCGATCCACCAGACTAAAAACGTGCTGATCCCACGCGCCTCGCACAACTTCGAGTTTTTCGCCGAGGTGTGCCAGCAGATGAACGGCAAGACCTACCCGGTTGACGACAAGATGCTCAACTACACCCTGGTGCAGCCGGTGGGCGTTTGTGCGCTGGTGTCGCCGTGGAACGTGCCGTTTATGACTGCCACCTGGAAGGTTGCGCCGTGCCTCGCGCTGGGCAATACCGCAGTGCTGAAGATGTCTGAGCTTTCCCCGCTGACCGCCGACCGTCTGGGCGAGCTGGCGCTGGAGGCGGGCATTCCGGCGGGCGTGCTGAACGTAGTGCAGGGCTACGGTGCAACGGCGGGCGATGCGCTGGTGCGTCATCGCGACGTGCGCGCCGTGTCATTCACCGGCGGTACGGCTACCGGGCGCAATATCATGAAAAACGCCGGGCTGAAGAAATACTCCATGGAGCTGGGCGGTAAATCCCCGGTGCTGATTTTTGAAGATGCCGATATCGAGCGCGCCCTGGATGCCGCCCTGTTCACCATTTTCTCTATCAACGGCGAGCGCTGCACCGCGGGCTCGCGCATCTTCATTCAGCAGAGCATCTACCCGGAATTCGTCAAACGCTTCGCGGAACGCGCCAACCGCCTGCGCGTGGGCGACCCGACCGATCCGAACACTCAGGTCGGCGCGCTGATCAGCCAGCAGCACTGGGAGAAAGTCTCCGGCTACATCCGTCTCGGTATTGAAGAAGGCGCGGCCCTGCTGGCCGGCGGGCCGGATAAACCGACCGATCTGCCTGCGCACCTGAGAGGCGGCAACTTCCTGCGCCCAACCGTGCTCGCGGACGTCGATAACCGTATGCGCGTGGCACAGGAGGAGATCTTCGGGCCGGTGGCGTGCCTGCTGCCGTTTAAAGACGAAGCGGAAGGCCTGCGTCTGGCCAACGACGTGGAGTACGGTCTGGCGTCGTACATCTGGACCCAGGACGTGAGCAAAGTGCTGCGCCTGGCGCGCAATATCGAAGCGGGCATGGTGTTTGTGAACACTCAGAACGTGCGCGACCTGCGCCAGCCGTTTGGCGGCGTGAAGGCCTCCGGCACCGGCCGCGAGGGCGGCGAGTACAGCTTCGAAGTGTTTGCGGAGATGAAGAACGTCTGCATCTCTATGGGCGACCATCCGATTCCAAAATGGGGAGTCTGA
- a CDS encoding 4-hydroxyphenylacetate degradation bifunctional isomerase/decarboxylase, whose translation MKGTVFAVALNHQSQRDAWRDAFEKAPYTTPPKTAVWFIKPHNTVIRAGEPIPFPEGETVLSGATVALVVGKTASKVRVEDAAAYIAGYALANEVSLPEESFYRPAIKAKCRDGFCPLGELVAVDNVDNLTIITEINGREADHWNTADLQRNAAELLSALSEFATLNPGDAILLGTPHSRVSLQPGDRVRILAKGFPPLENPVVNERDVAIAHGPHPHATLFALGLNYADHASELDFKPPTEPLVFIKAPNTFNGDNQTSVRPDNVEYMHYEAELVVVIGKTARKVSEADAMDYVAGYTVCNDYAIRDYLENYYRPNLRVKSRDGLTPISPNIVPKAAIPDPHNLALRTFVNGELRQEGTTADLIFSIPFLIAYLSEFMTLQPGDMIATGTPKGLSDVVPGDEVVVEVEGVGRLVNRIVSEETTK comes from the coding sequence ATGAAAGGTACTGTTTTTGCCGTCGCATTGAACCATCAAAGCCAGCGTGATGCATGGCGCGACGCGTTTGAAAAAGCCCCCTACACCACGCCGCCAAAAACGGCGGTGTGGTTTATCAAACCGCATAACACCGTGATCCGCGCAGGCGAGCCCATTCCGTTCCCAGAAGGTGAAACGGTGTTAAGCGGTGCGACGGTGGCACTGGTCGTGGGCAAAACTGCCAGCAAGGTGCGCGTGGAAGACGCGGCGGCATACATCGCGGGATATGCGTTAGCCAATGAAGTGAGCCTGCCGGAAGAGAGTTTCTACCGCCCGGCGATTAAGGCCAAATGCCGTGACGGTTTTTGTCCGCTGGGTGAGCTTGTCGCCGTTGATAACGTCGATAACCTGACCATCATCACCGAAATCAACGGTCGCGAAGCCGACCACTGGAACACGGCCGATTTGCAGCGCAACGCCGCCGAACTGCTCAGCGCCCTGAGCGAATTCGCCACCCTCAATCCCGGTGATGCCATTCTGCTCGGTACTCCGCATTCCCGCGTCTCCCTGCAGCCCGGCGATCGCGTGCGCATTCTGGCGAAAGGTTTTCCCCCGCTGGAAAACCCGGTGGTGAATGAACGCGACGTAGCCATCGCACACGGCCCGCACCCGCATGCCACGCTGTTTGCTCTGGGGCTGAACTACGCCGATCACGCCAGCGAACTGGACTTCAAACCGCCCACCGAGCCGCTGGTGTTTATCAAAGCCCCGAACACCTTTAACGGTGATAACCAGACGTCGGTACGCCCGGACAACGTTGAGTACATGCACTACGAGGCGGAGCTGGTGGTGGTCATCGGCAAAACCGCCCGCAAGGTGAGTGAAGCCGACGCGATGGACTACGTGGCGGGCTATACGGTGTGCAACGACTACGCCATCCGCGACTATCTCGAAAATTACTATCGCCCGAATCTGCGCGTCAAAAGCCGCGACGGGCTGACGCCGATTTCCCCCAACATCGTGCCGAAAGCGGCCATTCCCGACCCGCACAACCTGGCCCTTCGCACCTTTGTTAACGGCGAATTACGCCAGGAAGGCACCACGGCAGACCTGATCTTCAGCATCCCGTTCCTGATTGCGTACCTGAGCGAATTTATGACCCTGCAGCCGGGCGACATGATTGCCACCGGCACGCCGAAAGGGCTTTCCGACGTGGTGCCGGGTGACGAAGTGGTGGTGGAAGTAGAAGGCGTGGGCCGCCTGGTGAACCGAATTGTCAGTGAGGAGACGACAAAATGA
- the hpaR gene encoding homoprotocatechuate degradation operon regulator HpaR: MHDSLTIALLQAREAAMSYFRPIVKRHNLTEQQWRIVRVLAEHPSMDFHDLAFRTCILRPSLTGILTRMERDGLVLRLKPVNDQRKLYVSLTKEGNALYEHAQAQVEEAYQQIEAEYTPEKMKQLTALLEEFIALGNRHIAERGEEE, translated from the coding sequence ATGCATGATTCATTAACCATCGCGCTGTTGCAGGCGCGGGAAGCGGCGATGTCTTACTTCCGCCCGATCGTGAAGCGGCATAACCTGACCGAACAGCAGTGGCGGATTGTGCGCGTGCTGGCTGAACATCCGTCGATGGATTTCCACGACCTCGCATTTCGGACCTGTATTTTGCGCCCGAGCCTGACGGGTATTCTGACGCGCATGGAGCGCGACGGGCTGGTGCTGCGCTTAAAGCCGGTGAACGACCAGCGCAAGCTGTACGTGTCGCTGACCAAAGAGGGGAACGCGCTGTACGAACACGCCCAGGCGCAGGTGGAAGAGGCCTACCAGCAGATTGAAGCGGAATACACGCCGGAGAAAATGAAACAGCTAACGGCGCTACTGGAAGAGTTCATCGCGCTCGGCAATCGCCATATTGCCGAACGCGGGGAAGAGGAGTAA
- a CDS encoding NAD(P)/FAD-dependent oxidoreductase: MRTFECEILVLGAGPAGLSAALAAARCGKSVMVLDDNPRPGGQIWRDGPQVSLPPRALRLRQAVAEQPGITLLNGARLIARPESHCVVFETADSCGEIRWQRLILCCGARELSLPFPGWTLPGVTGAGGLQAQIKHGLPLNGERVVIAGSGPLLLAVAGTVKRAGGNIVAIIEQAPVSALARFAAGLWRWPEKLLQLGELFPAHYRPGSQVIHARGDAHLQSVTVRHGGKNQEIACDRLAIGYGLVPNLEPGLIFGCTTENQAIRVDASQRTSVEDIYAAGECTGFGGSELALAEGEIAGYIAADNPGKAEKAIAARTRWQRFARALHATFALPESLKEVATADTLLCRCEDVRCGDVQHAESWQAAKLASRCGMGACQGKTCATSARWLYGWPLPHPREPLSPARIDTLIHLAKPEG, encoded by the coding sequence ATGCGAACGTTTGAGTGCGAGATCCTTGTCCTCGGTGCCGGGCCAGCCGGGCTGTCGGCAGCACTGGCCGCTGCACGCTGTGGAAAGTCGGTGATGGTGCTTGACGACAACCCGCGCCCTGGGGGGCAAATCTGGCGTGATGGTCCGCAGGTTTCGCTGCCTCCGCGCGCCTTACGCCTGCGGCAGGCAGTGGCGGAACAGCCGGGCATTACGCTACTGAACGGCGCCCGGTTGATTGCCCGCCCTGAATCGCATTGCGTTGTTTTTGAAACCGCAGACAGTTGCGGCGAGATCCGCTGGCAGCGGTTAATTTTATGCTGCGGCGCACGGGAACTCTCCCTGCCGTTTCCTGGCTGGACGCTTCCCGGCGTAACGGGAGCCGGTGGGCTACAGGCACAGATTAAACATGGCCTGCCGCTCAACGGCGAGCGGGTCGTCATTGCCGGCAGCGGGCCACTGCTGCTGGCGGTCGCCGGTACGGTGAAACGCGCAGGCGGAAATATCGTCGCCATCATCGAACAGGCGCCGGTGAGCGCGCTGGCCCGGTTCGCGGCTGGGCTCTGGCGCTGGCCAGAAAAACTGCTCCAGCTCGGCGAGCTTTTTCCGGCTCACTATCGCCCGGGAAGCCAGGTCATCCACGCCCGGGGAGATGCGCATCTCCAGTCCGTGACCGTACGCCACGGCGGGAAAAATCAGGAGATAGCCTGTGACAGGCTGGCGATCGGCTACGGACTGGTGCCCAATCTCGAGCCGGGTCTTATCTTCGGCTGCACAACAGAAAATCAGGCGATCCGGGTCGATGCGTCTCAACGCACCAGCGTGGAGGATATCTATGCTGCGGGAGAATGCACCGGCTTTGGCGGCAGCGAGCTGGCGCTGGCCGAGGGGGAAATTGCGGGCTATATCGCGGCGGATAACCCCGGGAAGGCGGAAAAAGCCATCGCCGCCCGTACCCGCTGGCAGCGTTTTGCCCGGGCGCTCCATGCCACCTTCGCCTTACCGGAATCGCTAAAAGAGGTTGCCACTGCCGACACCCTGCTCTGTCGCTGCGAAGATGTGCGCTGCGGCGATGTGCAACATGCAGAGAGCTGGCAGGCGGCAAAGCTCGCCTCGCGCTGTGGCATGGGTGCCTGTCAGGGGAAAACCTGCGCCACCAGCGCCCGCTGGCTGTACGGCTGGCCGCTGCCGCACCCGCGCGAGCCGCTTTCCCCCGCGCGAATCGACACGCTGATCCACCTGGCAAAACCGGAGGGCTGA
- a CDS encoding (2Fe-2S)-binding protein translates to MTTLKLIIEGEPCDVPAGISIAAALALTGSGVTRSSVSGELRAPFCGMGVCQECRVTVNGRRVLACQTECQPDMVIERSQHANV, encoded by the coding sequence ATGACGACCCTGAAGCTGATTATCGAAGGCGAACCCTGCGACGTTCCTGCTGGCATCAGCATCGCAGCGGCGCTGGCACTCACGGGTAGCGGCGTGACGCGAAGTTCAGTCAGCGGTGAGCTGCGCGCACCCTTCTGCGGCATGGGCGTTTGCCAGGAGTGTCGCGTCACGGTGAATGGACGACGGGTGCTGGCCTGCCAGACGGAATGCCAGCCCGACATGGTGATTGAAAGGAGCCAACATGCGAACGTTTGA
- a CDS encoding FAD-binding oxidoreductase translates to MTDTDVIVIGARIVGAACAWQLAKRGQRVTLIDDGNAGATAAGMGHLVCMDDDPAELTLSAWSLARWRELTPRMPESCAWRGCGTLWLAETPQELELAEEKQRRMAQHQVASDMQTRDQLAAREPLLTSRLSGGLWVPGDGIVYAPNVARWLIDDADVTHLRDRALAVDAPYVTLHSGKRLRARAIVIACGLGANALLGENWLRAKKGQLAITDRYTPLLSHQLVELGYGASAHAGGTSVAFNVQPRPTGQLLIGSSRQFDNTDRELDLPLLATMLTRARHFLPSLDNLNIIRCWSGFRAASADGNPLIGPHPARPGIWLALGHEGLGVTTAPATAELLCAQILGERSPVSPDAWLPARLQKQEAIA, encoded by the coding sequence GTGACCGACACCGACGTCATTGTCATTGGTGCCAGGATCGTCGGTGCCGCCTGTGCCTGGCAACTGGCAAAGCGCGGGCAGCGGGTCACGCTGATCGACGACGGTAACGCGGGCGCAACGGCAGCAGGGATGGGACATCTGGTGTGCATGGATGACGACCCCGCCGAGCTTACCCTTTCTGCCTGGTCTCTGGCACGCTGGCGGGAACTGACGCCCCGGATGCCGGAAAGCTGCGCCTGGCGCGGGTGTGGCACGCTGTGGCTGGCGGAAACGCCGCAGGAGCTTGAACTGGCAGAAGAAAAACAACGGCGGATGGCGCAACACCAGGTCGCCAGCGACATGCAGACCCGCGACCAGCTTGCCGCACGTGAACCCCTGCTCACCTCCCGGCTCAGCGGCGGGCTGTGGGTGCCCGGAGACGGGATTGTCTACGCGCCAAACGTCGCTCGCTGGTTAATTGATGATGCCGATGTCACGCATCTTCGCGATCGCGCCCTCGCAGTCGATGCCCCCTACGTCACCCTGCACAGCGGCAAACGCCTGCGCGCGCGCGCCATCGTCATCGCCTGCGGTCTGGGGGCCAACGCGCTGCTTGGCGAAAACTGGCTACGGGCGAAAAAAGGCCAACTGGCGATCACCGATCGCTACACCCCGTTGCTCAGCCACCAGCTGGTAGAGCTGGGATACGGTGCCAGCGCCCATGCGGGCGGCACCTCGGTGGCGTTTAACGTCCAGCCGCGTCCCACCGGGCAACTGCTGATTGGCTCTTCCCGCCAGTTCGATAATACCGACCGCGAGCTGGATTTACCGCTTCTGGCCACCATGCTGACACGCGCGCGCCATTTTCTCCCCTCTCTGGATAACCTCAATATCATTCGCTGCTGGAGCGGCTTTCGCGCCGCGTCGGCAGACGGCAACCCGCTCATCGGCCCGCATCCTGCACGGCCGGGTATCTGGCTGGCACTGGGGCACGAAGGGCTGGGTGTCACCACCGCCCCCGCAACCGCCGAACTGCTCTGCGCGCAGATCCTCGGCGAACGCTCACCCGTTTCACCGGATGCCTGGCTCCCCGCGCGGCTGCAAAAACAGGAGGCCATTGCATGA
- a CDS encoding 4-hydroxyproline epimerase — MTAQHSELRVIDSHTGGEPTRLVIDGFPDLGAGNMAERRDRFARDYDDWRKAIILEPRGNDVLVGALLCEPVSPKATAGVIFFNNSGFLNMCGHGTIGLVASLAWLGRIQPGKHLIETPVGDVTATLHDDGSVSVENVPAYRWRKQVQVETAHGTVTGDIAWGGNWFFLVNDHPFAVTPDKIPQLTEYAWAIREGLERAGIRGEHDGIIDHIELFAEDDRADSRSFVLCPGKAWDRSPCGTGTSAKLACLAEDGKLRPGETWRQASIIGSEFTAHFVPHGNKIIPTIRGEAWVCGDNRLILNPGDPFRWGITL; from the coding sequence ATGACAGCGCAGCACAGCGAACTGAGAGTAATTGACTCCCACACCGGCGGCGAACCGACCCGCCTGGTCATCGACGGTTTTCCGGATCTGGGCGCTGGAAACATGGCCGAGCGCCGGGACCGCTTCGCCCGCGACTACGACGACTGGCGGAAAGCCATCATTCTTGAGCCGCGCGGCAACGATGTCCTGGTCGGCGCTCTGCTCTGTGAACCGGTGTCGCCGAAGGCCACGGCGGGGGTCATCTTCTTCAACAACAGCGGTTTTCTGAACATGTGCGGTCACGGGACGATCGGGCTTGTCGCCTCGCTGGCCTGGCTTGGCCGCATTCAGCCCGGCAAACATCTGATTGAAACCCCGGTGGGTGATGTGACCGCCACGCTGCACGACGATGGCAGCGTTTCGGTAGAAAACGTCCCGGCGTATCGCTGGCGCAAACAGGTGCAGGTTGAAACCGCTCACGGTACGGTCACGGGGGATATCGCCTGGGGCGGAAACTGGTTCTTCCTCGTCAACGATCATCCTTTTGCAGTGACGCCGGACAAGATACCCCAGTTAACGGAGTATGCCTGGGCGATCCGGGAAGGGTTAGAACGTGCAGGTATTCGCGGTGAACATGACGGCATTATCGACCATATTGAGCTCTTCGCGGAGGATGACCGCGCGGACAGCCGCAGCTTTGTGCTCTGTCCGGGAAAAGCCTGGGATCGCTCACCCTGCGGCACCGGCACCAGCGCCAAGCTGGCCTGTCTGGCAGAAGACGGCAAACTCAGGCCGGGAGAAACCTGGCGACAGGCGAGCATCATCGGCAGCGAATTTACCGCCCATTTCGTGCCGCATGGCAACAAGATCATCCCGACGATCCGTGGTGAGGCATGGGTCTGCGGCGATAACCGGTTGATCCTCAATCCTGGCGATCCGTTCCGCTGGGGGATTACGTTGTGA
- a CDS encoding AraC family transcriptional regulator yields the protein MSCVIDDVLAPSPALEVAELSQICEGLARQRPDNIQTLLHAMALIAPLLNAIPNVVFFVKDVQARYLMVNMTLARRCGFKTVASLLGKTSADVFPSALGQGYTEQDMRVLREGVTLRDQLEMHLYNGRERGWCLTQKLALRDAQGQVIGMAGISHDLQEAQARHPAWQRLAIVDDHIRKHYHRPIAMEELTALSGMSVAQIERYCKRIFHLTPRQMIHKVRLEKATELLAGDTPITDIALQCGYTDHSAFSRQFKAMTGSTPRDFRVTLAG from the coding sequence ATGTCCTGTGTGATTGATGATGTGCTGGCACCGTCGCCAGCGCTGGAAGTGGCTGAACTGAGTCAGATTTGTGAAGGGCTGGCGCGCCAGCGTCCGGACAATATCCAGACCTTGCTTCATGCGATGGCGTTGATTGCGCCACTGCTCAACGCCATTCCTAATGTGGTGTTTTTTGTCAAAGACGTGCAGGCGCGCTATCTGATGGTCAATATGACCCTGGCGCGTCGCTGCGGATTTAAGACGGTGGCTTCGCTGCTGGGGAAAACCTCTGCCGATGTTTTTCCTTCCGCGCTGGGGCAGGGCTATACCGAGCAGGATATGCGGGTGCTGCGCGAAGGGGTGACGCTGCGCGATCAGCTGGAGATGCATCTCTATAACGGCCGTGAGCGCGGCTGGTGTCTGACCCAGAAACTGGCGCTGCGGGATGCGCAGGGCCAGGTGATCGGCATGGCGGGCATTTCACATGACCTCCAGGAAGCGCAGGCGCGACACCCGGCGTGGCAGCGGCTGGCGATCGTCGACGATCATATCCGCAAGCATTACCACCGGCCGATCGCCATGGAGGAGCTGACCGCGCTGAGCGGTATGTCGGTGGCGCAAATTGAACGCTACTGTAAGCGCATTTTCCACCTCACCCCGCGTCAGATGATACACAAAGTCCGTCTGGAAAAAGCGACCGAGCTGCTGGCGGGCGATACGCCGATTACCGATATTGCCCTGCAGTGTGGCTATACCGATCACAGCGCCTTTAGCCGCCAGTTCAAGGCCATGACCGGCTCTACGCCGCGTGATTTTCGCGTCACGCTGGCTGGGTAA